In Oncorhynchus nerka isolate Pitt River linkage group LG21, Oner_Uvic_2.0, whole genome shotgun sequence, the following are encoded in one genomic region:
- the LOC115104257 gene encoding transmembrane ascorbate-dependent reductase CYB561 isoform X2, protein MDDSPQRAVQGLGSFPWYVGGTQVLGLACVVITGVWMGRYHGGYAWDGSGQEFNVHPLCMVLGLVFLYGDAILVYRVFRNESKRNVKVLHAVLHLLALIISIVGIVAVFDFHNHNKIPNMYSLHSWCGMLTFVLFCVQWLMGLGFFLFPGTLMALRSWYLPLHVFFGLAMLAMSLATCLLGISEKLFFSIQHTYSQFAPEGILGNMLGLLLVAFGILVGYVVTREDFRRPPHPEEEALSVHFKTLTEGRGSPTSP, encoded by the exons ATGGACGATAGCCCTCAGCGGGCCGTGCAAGGCCTGGGCTCCTTCCCGTGGTACGTGGGGGGGACTCAGGTTCTGGGCCTGGCCTGTGTGGTGATCACGGGCGTGTGGATGGGCAGGTATCACGGAGGCTACGCCTGGGATGGTTCGGGACAGGAGTTCAATGTACATCCCCTCTGCATGGTCCTGGGCCTGGTCTTTCTCTATGGAGATG CGATCCTGGTGTACAGAGTATTTAGGAATGAAAGCAAACGCAACGTCAAGGTTCTCCATGCTGTGCTCCACCTTCTCGCCCTCATTATCAGCATAGTGG GTATCGTGGCTGTGTTTGACTTCCATAATCATAACAAGATCCCCAACATGTACTCCCTTCACAGCTGGTGTGGCATGCTCACCTTTGTTCTCTTCTGTGTACAG TGGCTGATGGGGCTTGGTTTCTTCCTCTTCCCTGGGACATTAATGGCGCTGCGGAGCTGGTACCTGCCACTACATGTCTTCTTTGGCCTGGCCATGCTCGCCATGTCCTTAGCCACCTGCCTACTGGGCATTTCAGAGAAATTGTTCTTCAGTATCCA ACACACATATTCACAGTTTGCTCCAGAGGGGATCCTTGGTAACATGCTAGGACTGCTGCTAGTAGCATTTGGGATTCTGGTAGGCTACGTGGTGACACGGGAGGACTTCAGGAGACCCCCGCACCCAGAGGAAGAGGCTTTATCTGTGCACTTTAAGACCCTGACTGAGGGGCGAGGGAGCCCCACCTCACCTTAA
- the LOC115104257 gene encoding transmembrane ascorbate-dependent reductase CYB561 isoform X1, whose product MDDSPQRAVQGLGSFPWYVGGTQVLGLACVVITGVWMGRYHGGYAWDGSGQEFNVHPLCMVLGLVFLYGDAILVYRVFRNESKRNVKVLHAVLHLLALIISIVGIVAVFDFHNHNKIPNMYSLHSWCGMLTFVLFCVQWLMGLGFFLFPGTLMALRSWYLPLHVFFGLAMLAMSLATCLLGISEKLFFSIQLSQSATTGRPMGRRTIGPESSGLGEGLAGRDVPVPSCTSDSCGRPCAVHTDARCAVFPLTHWCGWLPRGKWPLCQEAVRLGLCFGGHTALDLRLSRVRKVVAAMRRPIGYHENGVKKSHLVRDVPDVQGSGRFVTLDDVEVLLLCPALPC is encoded by the exons ATGGACGATAGCCCTCAGCGGGCCGTGCAAGGCCTGGGCTCCTTCCCGTGGTACGTGGGGGGGACTCAGGTTCTGGGCCTGGCCTGTGTGGTGATCACGGGCGTGTGGATGGGCAGGTATCACGGAGGCTACGCCTGGGATGGTTCGGGACAGGAGTTCAATGTACATCCCCTCTGCATGGTCCTGGGCCTGGTCTTTCTCTATGGAGATG CGATCCTGGTGTACAGAGTATTTAGGAATGAAAGCAAACGCAACGTCAAGGTTCTCCATGCTGTGCTCCACCTTCTCGCCCTCATTATCAGCATAGTGG GTATCGTGGCTGTGTTTGACTTCCATAATCATAACAAGATCCCCAACATGTACTCCCTTCACAGCTGGTGTGGCATGCTCACCTTTGTTCTCTTCTGTGTACAG TGGCTGATGGGGCTTGGTTTCTTCCTCTTCCCTGGGACATTAATGGCGCTGCGGAGCTGGTACCTGCCACTACATGTCTTCTTTGGCCTGGCCATGCTCGCCATGTCCTTAGCCACCTGCCTACTGGGCATTTCAGAGAAATTGTTCTTCAGTATCCA GTTGTCGCAGTCagccacgaccgggagacccatggggcggcgcacaattggcccagagtcgtccgggttaggggagggtttggccggcagggatgttcctgtcccatcgtgcactagcgactcctgtggcaggccatgTGCAGTGCACACTGACGCCAGGTGTgctgtgtttcctctgacacattggtgcggctggcttccgaggGGTAAGTGgccattgtgtcaagaagcagtgcggcttgggttgtgtttcggaggacacacggctcttgaccttcgcctctcccgagtccgtaaggtagttgcagcgatgagacgaccaattggataccatgaaaacgGGGTTAAAAAAAGTCATTTGGTAAGAGACGTGCCAGATGTTCAAGGCAGTGGTAGGTTTGTCACTTTGGATGATGTTGAAGTGCTACTACTTTGCCCAGCTCTACCCTGCTAA